In the Anastrepha obliqua isolate idAnaObli1 chromosome 1, idAnaObli1_1.0, whole genome shotgun sequence genome, one interval contains:
- the LOC129252904 gene encoding protein twist, whose product MPIIEVNKSIYNQLDEPTSAAASHSSNNNSNNRNTQRIITPLNNITGKMFSLDNFDLEATMVRHFFEGSQATNGSSSSSEFFFGDDDNSSESDEDDAYSSGFNSDQENNEKSRLHKPRRLKCASQMAQQRQAANLRERRRMQSINEAFEGLRSHIPTLPYEKRLSKVDTLKLAISYITFLSEMVKKDKNGNEPGLSLQRNYQKEPPKKIILKDRSGGISHSLSWYRKGDRYPGSKLYARTWTPEDPRAATHNHHHHNHNGAHQSLGQMPLQQQQQQQQQQNITTSQQFHNHNQNSNQSDESTSGYSNLGEGSSTGGGSNTAEGYCNGAVGGGRASSTGSANGSGVHQNGI is encoded by the exons ATGCCAAttattgaagtaaataaaagtatttacaaTCAATTAGACGAGCCAACAAGTGCAGCGGCGAGTCATAGTAGCAACAACAATTCAAATAACAGAAATACACAACGCATCATCACACCTTTGAATAACATCACCGGTAAAATGTTTTCACTCGATAATTTCGATTTGGAAGCGACAATGGTGCGACACTTTTTCGAAGGTTCACAAGCGACGAATGGCTCCAGTTCAAGTTCGGAGTTCTTCTTCGGTGACGATGATAACAGTTCGGAGAGCGATGAAGATGATGCTTATAGCAGTGGATTCAATAGTGATCAGGAGAATAATGAGAAGAG TCGCCTACACAAACCGCGCCGCTTAAAATGTGCCTCCCAAATGGCTCAACAGCGTCAGGCGGCCAATTTGCGTGAACGCCGTCGCATGCAGAGCATCAATGAGGCTTTTGAGGGTTTACGTTCACACATTCCAACGTTGCCATATGAGAAGCGTTTGAGCAAAGTGGATACACTAAAGTTGGCCATAAGCTATATAACCTTCCTGAGTGAGATGGTGAAGAAGGATAAAAATGGCAATGAACCGGGCTTGAGTTTGCAGCGCAATTATCAGAAGGAGCCACCAAAGAAGATAATTCTCAAGGATAGAA GTGGCGGCATTTCTCACTCACTCTCCTGGTATCGCAAAGGTGATCGCTATCCGGGCAGTAAACTCTATGCGCGCACTTGGACACCGGAAGATCCGCGTGCTGCCACACATAATCATCACCACCACAATCACAATGGTGCACACCAATCACTGGGACAAATGcctctgcaacaacaacaacaacaacaacagcaacaaaacatAACTACAAGTCAACAGTTCCACAATCATAATCAGAACAGCAATCAAAGTGATGAATCGACCAGTGGCTACAGTAACTTGGGAGAAGGAAGCAGCACTGGCGGCGGCAGCAACACAGCGGAGGGGTATTGTAATGGGGCAGTTGGTGGTGGTAGAGCGTCCTCGACAGGCAGTGCCAATGGCAGTGGCGTGCATCAGAATGGCATCTAA